A single genomic interval of Halobacillus halophilus DSM 2266 harbors:
- the thiM gene encoding hydroxyethylthiazole kinase — protein sequence MDINIIKEVREKQPLVHHITNEVVMNFSANGLLAFGGSPIMAHAEEEVEDVSRLADGVLLNIGTLTEKQVNAMITAGQAANEAGVPVVVDPVGAPATKFRSKSIQTILERVKPSLIKGNAGELAHLIGEEVETKGVESTGTGNEKSIAERVAQTYETTAVVTGKMDVVSDGTETRTNSTGHPLLAKVTGTGCLLGSILAACMSATGSSVTKIHTALEFFGAAAEYAASQEEVQGSGTFTPRFLDALAMDPDQWRGDEQ from the coding sequence ATGGATATAAATATTATTAAAGAAGTGCGTGAAAAGCAGCCGCTGGTTCATCATATTACGAATGAAGTGGTGATGAACTTCAGTGCAAACGGTTTACTTGCTTTTGGAGGTTCCCCCATCATGGCACATGCCGAAGAAGAGGTTGAGGATGTATCGCGTCTTGCCGACGGTGTTCTTCTTAATATAGGGACATTAACAGAAAAACAGGTAAATGCCATGATTACAGCAGGCCAGGCAGCTAATGAGGCAGGGGTTCCTGTGGTAGTGGATCCGGTTGGAGCACCTGCTACTAAATTCCGCTCGAAAAGTATTCAAACCATTTTAGAAAGGGTTAAACCTTCCTTAATTAAAGGAAATGCCGGTGAGCTTGCCCATTTAATAGGAGAAGAAGTAGAGACAAAAGGGGTGGAATCGACCGGTACAGGGAACGAGAAATCAATTGCTGAAAGAGTAGCACAAACTTATGAGACGACCGCTGTTGTCACAGGAAAAATGGATGTAGTTTCTGATGGAACCGAAACCCGGACTAATTCAACAGGTCACCCTCTTTTAGCGAAGGTGACAGGAACCGGATGCCTTCTAGGATCGATTCTTGCTGCATGCATGTCTGCAACTGGATCAAGTGTAACCAAGATCCATACAGCTCTGGAATTTTTCGGAGCAGCGGCTGAATATGCTGCATCTCAGGAAGAAGTACAGGGATCTGGAACATTCACCCCTCGTTTTCTCGATGCATTGGCTATGGACCCTGATCAGTGGAGGGGAGACGAACAGTGA
- the asnB gene encoding asparagine synthase B translates to MCGIFVSMGEIEKSQMDEVLQLLHHRGPDEGKSVVTDRVHLGHRRLSIIGLNDGIQPIHNAEKDQWIVCNGEIYNFESIKSELESKTSFLTQSDSEVALKLIESEGAKAIDQLDGMFAFFIADERNDSFIVARDPLGIKPLYYGLDQGGQYVFSSELKAIERFVHQPEEFPHGHYFTPEEGFVCYRHVQAPKSMFNEESLDRVNQSIRETMEKAVEKRLLADVEVGVLLSGGLDSSLIAAIAKRYHKGQFPLKSFCVGAEGSADVINARKVAEAIGTDHYEFIYTQEELVAAVEDVIYHLESYEPSLVRSAIPNYFVSKLASEHVKVILSGEGADELFAGYAYMERFQDTRMLNKEIIRILNTLHHVNLQRADRMSMAHSLELRVPFLDMEVVENALKIPAGLKIHKKDRMEKWLLRKSFDGVLPDEVLWRKKAEFSEGSGALDLLDAHAEESITDDELIRLQETAPVEIRSKQEAFYYRIFKKHFPGENMLQTVGKWATA, encoded by the coding sequence ATGTGTGGGATATTTGTGTCAATGGGAGAAATCGAAAAGAGCCAAATGGATGAAGTACTGCAATTACTTCATCACCGAGGTCCGGATGAAGGGAAATCAGTTGTAACCGACCGCGTCCATTTAGGACACCGGCGCCTCTCGATTATAGGCCTGAATGATGGTATTCAACCCATTCACAACGCCGAAAAAGATCAATGGATCGTCTGTAATGGAGAAATTTACAATTTTGAATCTATAAAATCAGAGTTGGAAAGTAAGACCAGCTTTCTGACTCAGTCAGATAGTGAAGTAGCTTTAAAACTGATCGAATCAGAAGGCGCGAAAGCCATTGATCAGCTTGATGGAATGTTTGCTTTTTTTATTGCAGATGAACGTAATGATAGCTTTATTGTAGCCCGTGATCCATTAGGGATAAAACCTTTATATTACGGATTAGACCAGGGCGGACAGTATGTATTTTCATCTGAGCTTAAGGCTATTGAACGCTTCGTTCATCAACCAGAAGAGTTCCCGCATGGCCATTACTTCACTCCTGAAGAAGGTTTTGTATGTTATAGACATGTGCAAGCTCCAAAAAGTATGTTTAATGAAGAGTCACTGGATCGGGTCAACCAATCGATTCGTGAAACGATGGAGAAAGCTGTGGAGAAGCGTTTACTTGCCGACGTAGAAGTGGGTGTTCTGCTGAGCGGCGGTCTGGACAGCAGTTTAATAGCCGCGATCGCTAAACGATATCATAAAGGGCAATTTCCGCTTAAATCTTTTTGTGTTGGAGCGGAAGGAAGTGCGGATGTAATCAATGCACGAAAAGTGGCCGAAGCGATTGGAACAGATCATTATGAATTTATTTATACGCAGGAGGAACTGGTAGCGGCTGTAGAGGATGTAATCTACCATTTAGAGTCTTATGAACCTTCCTTAGTCAGAAGTGCGATTCCGAATTATTTTGTATCAAAATTAGCATCAGAACATGTGAAAGTAATCCTTTCAGGTGAAGGTGCTGATGAACTGTTCGCAGGCTACGCCTACATGGAGAGGTTTCAGGATACAAGAATGCTTAATAAAGAAATCATCCGGATCCTAAATACTCTTCATCATGTTAACCTGCAGCGTGCCGATAGAATGAGCATGGCGCATTCGCTTGAACTTCGTGTTCCGTTTCTTGATATGGAAGTGGTAGAGAATGCCCTGAAAATTCCGGCTGGTCTTAAGATTCATAAAAAAGACCGCATGGAAAAATGGCTGCTCCGAAAATCGTTTGATGGCGTGCTCCCTGATGAAGTTCTCTGGAGAAAGAAAGCAGAGTTCTCTGAAGGAAGCGGAGCGCTGGATCTACTGGATGCGCATGCGGAAGAAAGCATCACAGATGATGAGTTGATTCGTCTTCAGGAGACTGCCCCTGTAGAAATCCGCTCGAAGCAGGAAGCTTTTTACTATCGAATATTCAAAAAGCATTTCCCTGGAGAAAATATGCTTCAGACCGTAGGGAAATGGGCTACGGCTTAG
- the thiW gene encoding energy coupling factor transporter S component ThiW: MNKTRLLTTMAAFVAIGTLGAQLLWFPAGVAKAYPVQHAVNVMAAITLGPLPAVTIAFMIGLLRLLLGLGTLLAFPGGMIGAFLAGILYKWIQNKMAAVAGEVLGTGVIGALFAVPYANLLMGSSSGALVFLPSFLVSSISGAMIGWIIVTRVKLEKYILQP; this comes from the coding sequence ATGAACAAAACGAGATTACTAACGACTATGGCTGCATTTGTTGCGATTGGAACACTTGGTGCTCAGCTGCTCTGGTTTCCAGCAGGCGTAGCAAAGGCTTATCCAGTCCAGCATGCGGTAAATGTGATGGCAGCTATTACACTTGGTCCTTTACCGGCTGTAACCATAGCTTTTATGATCGGTCTATTACGCCTCCTCCTGGGGTTAGGCACCTTGCTGGCGTTTCCTGGAGGAATGATCGGTGCTTTTCTTGCGGGTATCTTATACAAATGGATTCAGAATAAAATGGCAGCCGTTGCCGGTGAAGTGCTTGGTACCGGAGTTATTGGAGCCTTATTCGCTGTTCCATATGCCAACTTACTCATGGGCAGCTCATCTGGAGCTCTGGTATTTCTTCCATCTTTTTTAGTCAGCAGTATATCGGGCGCTATGATAGGATGGATCATCGTCACAAGAGTTAAATTGGAAAAATATATCTTACAACCATAA
- the thiD gene encoding bifunctional hydroxymethylpyrimidine kinase/phosphomethylpyrimidine kinase has protein sequence MNHVTCALTIAGTDPSGGAGIQADLKTFQELKCYGMSVITSAVAQNTTGVKDIHHLPLDFLEKQLQSISEDMPVHALKTGMIAQKDMMKVIAEWIPEINAYYVMDPVMISQSGDSLSEEESREVLRKQLLPLTSLVTPNIPEAEEITGKRIETEEDMKEAAEAIVKNFGAGAALVKGGHRAGAAIDYLFDGNEIHAFESERIQTENTHGTGCTYSAAITAYLAQGLSLVEAVKQAKYFVTEAIRYSFDLGHGSGPTNHFATREEVSNKWI, from the coding sequence ATGAACCACGTTACATGCGCATTGACTATTGCGGGTACAGATCCAAGCGGAGGGGCAGGTATCCAGGCGGATTTAAAGACATTCCAGGAATTAAAATGCTACGGGATGTCCGTGATCACATCTGCTGTTGCTCAAAATACAACGGGGGTAAAGGATATTCACCATCTTCCCCTTGATTTCCTGGAAAAACAACTGCAGTCTATTTCTGAAGATATGCCGGTCCATGCCCTAAAAACAGGAATGATCGCTCAAAAAGATATGATGAAAGTAATAGCCGAGTGGATCCCGGAGATCAACGCTTATTATGTAATGGATCCTGTTATGATTTCTCAAAGTGGTGATTCATTAAGTGAGGAAGAATCTCGGGAGGTGTTACGAAAACAGCTGCTACCTTTAACGTCTTTAGTAACCCCTAACATCCCGGAAGCGGAAGAGATAACCGGGAAAAGGATTGAAACGGAGGAAGATATGAAAGAAGCGGCTGAAGCTATCGTTAAGAACTTCGGAGCAGGTGCAGCCTTAGTCAAAGGTGGGCATAGAGCAGGTGCAGCCATCGATTATTTATTTGATGGAAATGAGATCCATGCCTTCGAATCCGAACGTATTCAAACAGAAAACACTCATGGGACCGGCTGTACGTATTCAGCAGCGATTACTGCTTACCTGGCCCAGGGACTCTCGCTAGTTGAAGCGGTCAAACAAGCTAAATATTTTGTAACGGAAGCAATTCGATATTCCTTCGATTTAGGCCATGGCAGCGGTCCGACCAATCATTTCGCTACTCGTGAGGAGGTTTCTAACAAATGGATATAA
- a CDS encoding pyridoxal-phosphate dependent enzyme, translating into MEHPLLPFREVWKAKKRIREIVDGPTPLIYSEHLSQHAGSHVYLKLEHFHPTGSFKLRGAANKILSLTPEEKEKGVATFSTGNHGIAVSYVAGQSNIPCVVCISNRVPAAKVDRLKRLRAQVEVVGESQDDAEARCYELQREAGMTVIKPFDDREVIAGQGTIGLEIMEQCPDVDQVIIPLSGGGLLSGIGASLKSIDPDIQITGVSMERSAVMYESLLKGKPVILKEEDTLADSLLGGLGPNNEYTFSLTQTFLDEAKLVSEASIGNGILFMLNHHKMAVEGAAAAGVGWLLNEKGAKGNHVVLVVSGNNIDQHTIDHLIKNQ; encoded by the coding sequence GTGGAGCATCCATTATTGCCGTTTAGAGAAGTCTGGAAAGCAAAGAAACGCATTCGAGAGATTGTTGATGGTCCAACACCTTTAATTTATTCTGAGCATCTTTCCCAACATGCGGGCTCACATGTCTACTTGAAGCTTGAACACTTTCATCCCACCGGATCATTTAAGCTGAGGGGGGCTGCGAACAAAATCCTCTCTCTGACACCGGAGGAAAAAGAGAAAGGAGTCGCTACTTTTTCTACAGGAAACCATGGAATCGCTGTCTCCTATGTGGCGGGACAATCTAACATTCCGTGTGTGGTCTGTATATCTAATCGTGTACCCGCGGCTAAAGTCGATCGTTTGAAGCGTCTGAGAGCTCAGGTAGAAGTGGTGGGGGAAAGTCAGGATGATGCTGAAGCCCGCTGCTATGAACTCCAGAGAGAAGCTGGTATGACCGTTATCAAACCATTTGACGACCGGGAAGTGATCGCAGGTCAAGGGACCATTGGACTTGAAATTATGGAGCAGTGTCCGGATGTGGATCAGGTAATTATTCCTTTATCAGGGGGAGGATTACTATCAGGTATTGGTGCCTCTTTAAAGAGTATTGATCCTGACATTCAAATCACCGGGGTCTCGATGGAAAGGTCAGCGGTTATGTATGAGAGTCTGCTAAAGGGCAAGCCCGTTATCCTGAAAGAAGAAGACACGCTTGCGGATAGTCTGCTTGGCGGCCTTGGTCCTAACAATGAGTACACCTTTTCTTTAACACAGACCTTTTTAGACGAAGCAAAATTGGTTTCTGAAGCATCGATTGGTAACGGAATTTTATTCATGCTGAACCATCACAAAATGGCGGTGGAAGGTGCTGCTGCAGCAGGTGTGGGCTGGCTGCTTAACGAAAAGGGTGCTAAAGGTAACCACGTCGTACTGGTGGTCAGCGGAAACAACATTGACCAACACACCATCGATCACTTAATTAAGAATCAATAG
- a CDS encoding PucR family transcriptional regulator, with product MGVTVENVLRLPIFEQAKVLTKITDKPVQWISVIETPVENFVRNNEFVLSTGVGCGDDVTALEEYVKDVIRADASALAFATGRYLYKIPDRILKIAEEHNFMIMEIPWEVRFGDILHDVLRLISEEKQTGQQRAETIRQELINCVLNGKGLQEITTILYDNTHIPAAISDHNKQIRANQQFDRYFLDVLNGKENEAFQLVSPEPFSDHPLVHYIEKYEIGPHFCYQLTILSNYKKQGYLLFKPEEDHELSWVDLSILEHTLTACALYFVKENAIEMTEIRLKDNFLLELAKTEVDIDKSLLAKAHLLGYDLEKPYVCLVGDIRFKKQIDGPVGSEEHSVQSSSMHSRNYYIQKEVTHAGDVLKRQTMTTFDEGEVIVYIEADANTYPETANQFLDLVERRLHELLAGITISWGVSCHKDGLYNFHQSYEEAATALNIGRQKHEDGDRTFFSDTRMNRLLMALSHEKEIEFIVQNTLEKLIEYDQRRQTDLIHTFIVYNKYNSNVSQTARALNLHRQSLLHRLRNIEQLTGLSLLDADDLFLLELSVRLWMLKKIEK from the coding sequence ATGGGAGTTACAGTGGAAAATGTGCTGCGGTTACCTATATTTGAACAAGCCAAAGTGTTAACTAAGATCACAGATAAGCCCGTACAATGGATATCCGTAATTGAGACACCTGTGGAAAATTTTGTTAGAAATAATGAATTTGTACTGAGTACCGGGGTGGGATGCGGAGACGATGTAACGGCACTTGAGGAATATGTGAAGGATGTTATTCGTGCAGATGCTTCAGCTCTCGCTTTTGCTACCGGACGATATCTTTACAAAATCCCGGACCGCATTCTGAAAATAGCAGAGGAACACAATTTTATGATTATGGAAATTCCATGGGAGGTGCGATTCGGAGATATTCTGCACGATGTTCTTCGTTTAATAAGTGAAGAAAAGCAGACCGGACAGCAGCGAGCCGAAACCATCCGACAGGAATTGATTAATTGTGTATTGAACGGCAAAGGATTGCAGGAAATCACCACGATTCTTTACGATAATACTCATATTCCTGCTGCTATCAGTGATCATAATAAACAAATCAGGGCTAATCAGCAATTCGACCGTTATTTTCTGGACGTGCTGAACGGAAAAGAAAACGAAGCGTTTCAACTCGTTTCTCCCGAGCCTTTTAGTGATCATCCATTAGTTCATTACATTGAAAAATATGAGATTGGTCCGCATTTTTGCTATCAGCTGACGATCCTTTCGAATTATAAAAAGCAAGGATATCTGCTGTTTAAGCCAGAGGAGGACCATGAATTGTCATGGGTGGATTTATCGATTTTAGAGCATACGTTAACGGCCTGCGCTTTATATTTTGTAAAAGAAAACGCAATCGAAATGACCGAAATCCGCTTGAAGGATAACTTTCTGCTAGAACTTGCCAAAACCGAAGTCGATATCGATAAGTCGCTCCTGGCAAAAGCTCACCTCCTTGGATATGATTTAGAGAAACCATATGTATGTCTCGTAGGGGATATTCGATTTAAAAAGCAGATTGATGGTCCCGTAGGTTCAGAGGAACATTCGGTCCAATCTTCCTCCATGCACAGCCGGAACTACTATATTCAAAAGGAAGTGACACATGCAGGCGATGTGCTGAAGCGTCAGACGATGACCACCTTTGATGAAGGGGAAGTCATTGTTTATATAGAAGCGGATGCCAACACATACCCGGAGACAGCCAATCAATTTCTTGATCTTGTGGAGCGGCGCCTTCACGAGTTACTTGCCGGTATTACGATTTCCTGGGGAGTCTCCTGCCATAAAGATGGCCTGTACAACTTCCACCAGAGCTATGAAGAGGCCGCTACCGCTTTAAATATCGGGCGCCAGAAACATGAAGATGGTGACCGCACTTTTTTCAGTGATACACGGATGAATCGCTTGTTAATGGCCCTATCACATGAAAAAGAAATTGAGTTTATTGTCCAGAATACCTTGGAGAAACTAATCGAATATGATCAGCGAAGACAGACCGACTTAATTCATACGTTCATTGTTTATAACAAATATAACAGTAACGTAAGCCAGACGGCCCGTGCCTTAAATCTTCACCGCCAGTCGTTGTTGCATCGCTTAAGGAATATTGAACAATTAACAGGGCTTTCCTTATTGGATGCAGATGATCTTTTCCTCCTGGAGCTCAGTGTACGCTTATGGATGTTGAAGAAAATAGAAAAATGA
- the tenA gene encoding thiaminase II encodes MSFTEQLRQENHDIFERIFHHPFVEGIGNGRLPSESIAHYIKADYEYLNAFMHIYGIAISKSSEREDIQYFNEQVNFVLHSEVHPHHNLCEYIGIRYEDLQGYPLPPTADHYVKHMMYHAQMGGLGEIIAALLPCPWTYLEIGRYLMEEYEPDQDHPFYPWIKFYAESEMQILTDHLRSRLDHLAEQASEKELSRIRDAFRKSCQLEWSFWEMAYTCEEWIEGKAVDVK; translated from the coding sequence ATGTCATTTACAGAACAGTTAAGACAAGAAAATCATGATATATTTGAAAGAATTTTTCATCATCCTTTTGTTGAAGGGATTGGAAATGGTCGTCTTCCCTCGGAATCTATTGCTCATTATATAAAAGCAGACTACGAATATTTAAATGCGTTTATGCACATTTATGGAATTGCAATTTCCAAGTCTTCGGAGCGTGAAGATATTCAATATTTTAACGAACAGGTTAATTTTGTTCTTCATAGTGAAGTACATCCCCATCATAATTTGTGCGAGTATATCGGTATTCGGTACGAGGATCTTCAAGGTTACCCACTCCCTCCAACGGCTGATCATTATGTGAAGCATATGATGTACCATGCTCAAATGGGAGGTCTTGGTGAAATTATTGCCGCACTGCTCCCATGTCCCTGGACTTATTTAGAGATAGGGAGATATTTGATGGAGGAGTATGAGCCTGACCAAGATCATCCTTTTTATCCCTGGATAAAATTCTATGCCGAAAGCGAGATGCAAATTCTGACGGATCATTTACGAAGCCGGCTGGATCATTTAGCTGAACAGGCTTCAGAAAAAGAACTCAGTCGTATAAGAGATGCGTTTCGGAAAAGCTGTCAGCTGGAATGGTCTTTTTGGGAAATGGCTTATACATGTGAAGAATGGATTGAAGGAAAGGCGGTGGATGTTAAATGA
- the thiE gene encoding thiamine phosphate synthase has protein sequence MGSQDTDRDPEAVLEEAIEAGITAFQYREKGTGSLEGEAKHELGWKLRSLCREKGILFIVNDDLDMVEPLDADGIHVGQEDIGVEVIRSQFPDKILGLSVSTEQEVIQSSLEKVDYLGAGPIFQTSTKEDAKPVVGTVWIKQLREAYPDLPIVGIGGINTENALLVVEAGAAGVAVVSAITHAESIAEAVKRL, from the coding sequence ATGGGCAGCCAGGACACAGACAGGGATCCTGAAGCTGTCCTGGAAGAAGCCATCGAAGCAGGGATAACCGCTTTCCAATATAGAGAAAAGGGAACGGGATCGCTTGAAGGAGAGGCGAAACATGAGCTTGGCTGGAAACTAAGAAGTCTTTGCCGGGAGAAGGGGATCCTCTTCATAGTCAATGATGATTTAGATATGGTTGAACCGCTTGATGCAGACGGGATTCATGTAGGTCAGGAAGACATAGGTGTGGAAGTCATAAGGTCGCAATTTCCAGACAAAATCCTCGGTCTATCCGTTTCGACAGAGCAGGAAGTAATCCAAAGTTCGTTAGAAAAGGTCGACTATCTTGGAGCTGGTCCAATCTTTCAAACGAGCACGAAGGAAGACGCCAAGCCTGTGGTCGGAACCGTTTGGATTAAGCAGCTGAGAGAGGCTTATCCGGATTTACCGATTGTCGGCATCGGAGGGATTAATACGGAAAATGCCTTATTGGTTGTAGAAGCAGGAGCTGCTGGGGTAGCCGTTGTTTCAGCCATCACACATGCCGAATCAATAGCCGAAGCGGTAAAACGTCTATAA
- a CDS encoding BCCT family transporter, with product MDRKKLIDYKIFIPSLLIILGISIPFAMYEKESLEVLNSIFDYIVEVFSWGYLWYGIILVIAGLYLSFSKYGQVVLGKPNEKPRFTLFEYASILIAMGVGSTIMRTGMLQWTSVANDPPAGVEAGSPEALLWGNAYSMFLWGFQVFAIFVLIAPAMGYILHVRKRPLMRISEACRVLFGDKFTDGLGGKVLDVLFLISILAGAAVTLGLGAPIITQNLSHLLGIEVNFGLTITVTIIWVFLFSLSAYLGIEKGIKRLSTFNMYLAAIFALFILIGGPGVFILNYFSDSVSFLLANYLNISLNTQSVHQGATSHIQSNTVFWYAYSATWAMLHSVFAAKISRGRTIKEMILTYLLAPTLISWVATGVLGGLGVHRYLMGDMSILQMVENNARMAAIPEILSTLPFGEISIIIFMVVALVFLTTTLDSTTYTVAAYTSTRDMSKYEPPKLLRIIVAAVITGLALVLMRIGGLPPLEVISGLMGLPIIFLQFILIYAAKRMIDEDKAWKYNIRSSS from the coding sequence ATGGATAGGAAGAAGCTCATCGATTACAAGATTTTTATACCCTCACTATTAATCATACTGGGGATTAGCATCCCATTTGCTATGTACGAGAAAGAGTCATTGGAAGTATTGAATTCTATATTTGATTATATTGTAGAGGTGTTCAGCTGGGGTTATCTCTGGTATGGAATTATTTTAGTTATAGCAGGATTGTATTTATCATTTTCAAAATACGGTCAAGTCGTACTGGGAAAACCTAATGAGAAGCCGCGGTTCACTTTATTTGAATACGCATCGATACTGATTGCTATGGGCGTAGGTTCGACCATTATGAGAACCGGAATGCTTCAGTGGACTTCTGTTGCTAATGATCCACCAGCAGGAGTAGAAGCTGGATCTCCGGAAGCTCTATTATGGGGAAATGCCTACAGCATGTTTTTATGGGGGTTTCAAGTTTTCGCCATCTTCGTGTTGATTGCTCCGGCGATGGGGTACATTCTTCACGTAAGAAAACGTCCATTAATGAGGATATCTGAAGCTTGTCGTGTTCTTTTTGGCGATAAATTTACGGATGGATTAGGCGGCAAAGTGCTTGATGTTTTATTCCTTATTAGTATTCTTGCAGGCGCAGCTGTAACACTTGGATTAGGAGCGCCTATTATTACTCAGAACTTATCTCACCTTTTAGGTATAGAAGTTAACTTTGGTCTGACCATAACGGTCACGATCATATGGGTGTTCTTATTTTCACTTAGTGCGTATTTAGGTATTGAAAAAGGAATTAAACGGTTGAGTACGTTTAATATGTATTTAGCCGCTATATTTGCTTTATTTATTTTAATAGGAGGACCAGGAGTATTTATATTAAATTACTTCTCCGATAGTGTATCCTTCCTATTAGCTAATTACCTTAATATTTCGTTAAACACACAATCTGTGCATCAGGGGGCAACCTCACATATCCAAAGTAATACCGTGTTTTGGTATGCTTACAGTGCTACATGGGCTATGCTCCACAGTGTATTTGCCGCTAAAATTTCAAGAGGCAGAACGATTAAGGAAATGATTCTGACTTACTTGCTGGCGCCTACCCTTATATCATGGGTTGCGACAGGAGTACTTGGAGGACTAGGTGTTCATAGATATCTTATGGGAGATATGTCTATTCTTCAGATGGTTGAAAATAACGCAAGAATGGCAGCTATTCCAGAAATATTGTCGACTCTTCCATTCGGAGAAATTTCTATTATCATCTTTATGGTTGTGGCTCTCGTGTTCTTAACGACCACGCTTGATTCTACCACTTACACCGTAGCCGCTTATACGAGTACAAGAGATATGAGTAAGTATGAGCCGCCGAAATTGCTGCGTATTATTGTTGCAGCTGTTATAACTGGTTTGGCTTTAGTGCTTATGCGTATTGGTGGACTACCACCTCTTGAAGTTATTTCAGGACTCATGGGTCTGCCTATTATCTTCCTCCAGTTTATACTCATATACGCTGCGAAACGTATGATCGATGAGGATAAAGCGTGGAAGTATAACATTCGTAGTAGTAGTTAG
- a CDS encoding DUF3221 domain-containing protein, whose protein sequence is MKAWGCIFFIAMILAGCGSAPTSNSDSDSKKSPEQENPAPPEITGFVMEQKKDQILVVSPLDSNSDSTANAMWVSGAPKDRWVGKQVEVWVKNGVRESFPSQAEAEEVTILEMSHVEGADLEASEALSKALMEITGDKLLAVKMISYVEEEDVWEIQLTRIDSRNEDLETIVADR, encoded by the coding sequence ATGAAAGCTTGGGGATGCATATTTTTCATAGCTATGATTCTGGCCGGGTGCGGATCTGCACCAACTTCTAATTCTGATAGTGATTCCAAAAAATCACCCGAACAAGAAAACCCTGCGCCTCCTGAAATTACTGGATTTGTTATGGAGCAGAAAAAGGACCAAATCCTAGTGGTCTCCCCCTTGGACTCTAATTCTGACAGTACTGCGAATGCGATGTGGGTCTCAGGCGCACCTAAAGACCGCTGGGTAGGGAAACAGGTAGAAGTGTGGGTGAAAAATGGGGTCCGTGAATCCTTCCCTTCTCAGGCAGAAGCAGAAGAAGTGACGATTCTCGAAATGAGCCATGTAGAGGGTGCAGATTTAGAAGCTTCTGAGGCTCTGTCTAAAGCTCTAATGGAGATTACGGGGGACAAACTTTTAGCCGTAAAGATGATTTCTTACGTTGAGGAAGAGGATGTATGGGAGATTCAATTAACTAGAATTGATTCAAGGAACGAGGACTTAGAAACAATCGTCGCCGACAGATAA
- a CDS encoding oxidoreductase, with translation MSQQTWSVDQIPSLKDKVAIVTGGNGGLGFEAVKVFAEKGATVILASRSLERGEEAYESIRKENPNAIIDVMPLDLQDLDSVKEFARIFKAKYFRLDILMNNAGVMTTPYGKTKDGFEQQLGINHLGHFALTALLFERLKETKDSRVVNISSNAHKSGTVDFDNLMFEGGRGYKPMKAYSQSKLANLLFTFELQRRIEQAGLSVKSEAAHPGGAQTNLARHVEDKFLYKMLEGVLTRVTQSAYDGALPGIRAATDSSLEGGRYLGPSGFMEMKGDPVVVAPKTHAYDVMDADLLWKESERLTGVKFPV, from the coding sequence ATGAGTCAACAAACTTGGTCTGTAGATCAAATCCCTTCATTAAAAGACAAAGTAGCCATTGTAACAGGCGGGAACGGAGGTCTTGGATTCGAAGCGGTAAAAGTGTTTGCTGAAAAAGGAGCAACTGTTATCCTGGCTTCAAGATCTTTAGAACGCGGAGAAGAGGCATATGAGTCGATCAGGAAAGAAAATCCGAATGCCATTATTGATGTGATGCCATTAGATCTTCAGGATTTAGATTCTGTAAAAGAATTCGCACGTATATTTAAAGCCAAATACTTTCGGCTGGATATCCTGATGAATAACGCAGGAGTAATGACGACACCTTACGGTAAAACGAAAGACGGTTTTGAGCAGCAGCTCGGCATTAATCATCTGGGCCATTTTGCTTTGACTGCGCTTCTATTCGAACGCTTAAAAGAAACAAAGGACTCCAGAGTGGTTAATATCAGCAGTAATGCCCACAAATCAGGAACGGTCGATTTTGATAACCTGATGTTTGAAGGCGGAAGAGGATACAAACCAATGAAGGCCTATTCCCAATCTAAATTGGCCAATTTGCTGTTTACCTTTGAATTGCAGAGACGAATTGAGCAAGCCGGCTTGTCTGTAAAAAGCGAAGCGGCTCATCCCGGCGGTGCTCAAACCAACTTGGCACGGCATGTAGAAGACAAGTTTCTTTATAAAATGCTGGAAGGGGTGCTTACCCGCGTTACACAAAGTGCCTATGATGGAGCGCTCCCAGGTATTCGCGCAGCTACCGATTCTTCTTTAGAAGGCGGACGCTATTTAGGTCCTTCCGGTTTTATGGAGATGAAAGGGGATCCTGTAGTAGTTGCTCCTAAAACTCATGCTTACGATGTAATGGACGCGGACTTGCTTTGGAAAGAGTCCGAGCGATTAACAGGTGTGAAGTTTCCTGTATAG